Proteins from a genomic interval of Azotosporobacter soli:
- a CDS encoding sulfide/dihydroorotate dehydrogenase-like FAD/NAD-binding protein, producing the protein MYEILVKKELAPSVKLFEVAAPQIARKAQAGQFVILRVDAEGERVPLTIADFNRETGSITIIFQEVGASTKLLGQLEVGDALHDFVGPLGQPTHVENFGTVVCVGGGIGIAPVYPIARAMKEAGNKVISIIGARSKDILIYEEEMASVSDELIITTDDGTKGRKALVTEPLKELLDGSAPVNLVVAIGPVIMMKFVAETTRPYGVHTVASLNPIMVDGTGMCGGCRVAVGKENKFACVDGPEFDAHLVDFDNLMARQRMYKRQEKDHSDHCEGGSCKCQSH; encoded by the coding sequence ATGTATGAAATATTAGTAAAAAAAGAATTGGCGCCCAGCGTCAAGTTGTTTGAGGTAGCGGCGCCGCAGATTGCACGTAAGGCGCAGGCGGGGCAGTTTGTCATCTTACGTGTTGATGCGGAAGGCGAGCGCGTGCCGCTGACGATTGCCGATTTTAATCGCGAAACGGGAAGCATCACAATCATTTTCCAAGAAGTCGGCGCATCGACGAAACTGCTCGGCCAACTTGAAGTGGGGGATGCGTTGCACGATTTTGTCGGTCCGCTCGGCCAGCCGACGCATGTAGAAAACTTCGGCACAGTTGTTTGCGTAGGCGGCGGCATCGGCATTGCACCGGTCTATCCGATTGCCCGCGCGATGAAAGAAGCGGGCAACAAGGTCATTTCGATTATCGGCGCACGTTCGAAAGACATTTTGATCTATGAAGAGGAAATGGCTTCGGTCAGCGATGAACTGATCATCACGACTGATGACGGCACAAAAGGTCGCAAGGCACTGGTGACCGAGCCGCTCAAAGAATTGCTCGACGGCAGCGCGCCGGTCAATCTGGTCGTGGCGATCGGTCCGGTCATCATGATGAAGTTCGTTGCGGAAACGACGCGCCCGTACGGCGTACACACGGTAGCCAGCCTTAACCCGATCATGGTTGACGGTACCGGCATGTGCGGCGGCTGTCGCGTGGCGGTCGGCAAAGAAAACAAGTTTGCCTGCGTTGACGGCCCGGAATTCGACGCGCACTTGGTAGACTTTGATAATCTGATGGCGCGCCAGAGAATGTATAAGCGCCAGGAAAAGGATCACAGCGATCATTGCGAGGGAGGCAGCTGCAAATGTCAATCTCATTAA
- a CDS encoding aromatic acid exporter family protein → MGFIGYRTLKTVIGTVLSMYIAAHFDLKYASAAGIITILSLQSTRKQSLRFAGKMFGAFLLALIIATLLFTRLGYTPLVFGLFLLLFIPLSVRFNVQEGIVVSAVLVSQLLIEKTNDVAFIVNQISLMGIGVSIAFFLHLYVPSFESKIKEEQEAIESMFRQILLNMAYSLREQVVSIKEQEHFTRLEANLQQGREFANKNSNNSFSSNAGDYSRYMSIRTQQFYTLQRMRKHFERLSFSYTQTHLIADFTSEVAETFLSTPSEKKLIALNKLRGVFQAMDLPQNRAEFENRGMLYQFLNDMEEFLRLETGLK, encoded by the coding sequence ATGGGTTTTATCGGTTATCGCACGCTAAAGACGGTCATCGGCACCGTTCTTTCCATGTATATTGCAGCACATTTTGATTTGAAATATGCCTCGGCTGCCGGCATCATTACGATTCTCAGCCTGCAAAGTACGCGCAAACAGTCGCTGCGTTTCGCAGGCAAAATGTTTGGCGCCTTTCTCCTGGCGCTGATTATCGCTACGCTTTTGTTCACGCGCCTCGGTTATACGCCGCTCGTCTTCGGCCTTTTCTTGCTCTTGTTCATTCCACTTTCTGTTCGTTTCAACGTACAGGAAGGGATTGTTGTCAGCGCCGTATTGGTTTCACAGCTTTTAATCGAAAAAACCAATGACGTCGCCTTCATCGTAAACCAAATCTCACTTATGGGTATCGGCGTCAGCATCGCTTTTTTCCTGCATCTTTACGTACCCAGTTTTGAGAGCAAAATAAAAGAAGAGCAGGAAGCGATCGAAAGCATGTTCCGGCAAATCCTTCTCAATATGGCCTACTCACTGCGTGAACAGGTTGTCTCGATCAAAGAACAGGAGCATTTCACTCGCCTCGAAGCCAATTTACAGCAGGGACGTGAATTTGCCAACAAGAACTCCAACAACAGTTTTTCCTCCAATGCCGGCGACTATAGCCGTTATATGAGTATCCGCACGCAACAGTTTTATACGCTGCAGCGCATGCGCAAGCATTTCGAGCGCCTTTCCTTCTCGTATACGCAAACGCATCTGATTGCCGATTTCACCAGCGAAGTCGCAGAAACATTTCTTAGCACGCCCAGTGAAAAAAAACTTATCGCGCTTAATAAACTGCGCGGCGTTTTTCAGGCGATGGACTTGCCGCAAAACCGCGCAGAATTCGAAAATCGCGGCATGCTCTACCAATTCCTAAATGACATGGAAGAATTCCTACGTCTGGAAACCGGCTTGAAATAG
- the larE gene encoding ATP-dependent sacrificial sulfur transferase LarE — translation MNQKKYNELLHYLKELKSTIVAFSGGVDSSFLLWAAKEALGEKVKAVTLATIYTPRWELAEAKEFAQSLQVEHEIIEVEMPETIRFNPENRCYLCKKELFARITLLAERQGFQHVSDGTNFDDLSDYRPGRQALAELGVKSPLLACCLTKDEIRALSKEKGLATWDKPAYACLLTRLPYGQEVTQELLTRIEAAERYMMQLGFAAVRVRCHDELARIEVDRQERKKLFNEEIAAEISAVFKQLGFRYVTLDLDGYRMGSFNANQLNDPKGGQHE, via the coding sequence ATGAATCAGAAAAAATATAATGAACTGCTCCATTATCTGAAAGAATTAAAAAGTACGATCGTGGCTTTTTCCGGCGGCGTGGACAGTAGTTTCCTCCTGTGGGCGGCAAAAGAAGCGCTGGGCGAAAAGGTCAAGGCGGTGACCCTTGCGACGATCTATACGCCGCGCTGGGAACTGGCCGAGGCGAAAGAGTTTGCTCAGTCGCTGCAGGTGGAACATGAGATCATCGAAGTTGAAATGCCGGAAACGATCCGTTTTAATCCGGAAAACCGTTGCTATCTGTGCAAAAAGGAACTCTTTGCCCGCATTACGCTGCTGGCAGAGCGGCAAGGCTTTCAACATGTCAGCGATGGGACGAATTTTGACGATTTGTCCGATTACCGCCCTGGCCGTCAAGCGCTCGCGGAACTGGGAGTCAAGAGTCCGCTGCTCGCATGTTGCCTGACGAAGGATGAAATCAGAGCGTTATCCAAAGAAAAAGGACTGGCGACATGGGATAAGCCTGCCTATGCTTGCCTTTTGACGCGTCTGCCCTATGGGCAGGAAGTTACGCAGGAACTTCTGACAAGGATTGAAGCGGCCGAGCGTTACATGATGCAGCTTGGCTTTGCGGCTGTGCGCGTTCGCTGTCATGACGAACTGGCGCGCATCGAAGTGGACCGGCAGGAACGAAAAAAACTTTTCAATGAAGAGATAGCGGCGGAAATTTCCGCTGTATTCAAGCAGCTTGGTTTTCGCTATGTGACGCTGGATCTGGACGGCTATCGAATGGGGAGTTTTAATGCGAATCAGCTGAATGATCCGAAAGGAGGCCAGCATGAATAA
- a CDS encoding aminotransferase class IV, which yields MRYLYQKQSIVTLAKAAASPFDHGFLYGNGLFETMEVWGGRPVDLAAHIERLRHGAKVLGWPDLPLEDIRQSLRGAIAANQVRFGYVRLTLSRGIGPTRPNDSICGPVQVWCFADTIKRTADAEPWSLSTVSIRRNETSPLSQIKSANYLESILARKEAKAKGSDEALMLNTFGLVAECSTANLFFVKGGNLLTPDRSSGILPGVVRQRILQLADCLGIHIEERNVWPEELQEAEEVFLTSSLLRLQRVSHIDNIAVGAAEAPLTKRLSTAYAEWLEKEGRDWIL from the coding sequence ATGCGATATCTATACCAGAAGCAAAGTATTGTGACATTAGCAAAAGCGGCAGCTTCTCCTTTTGACCATGGCTTCTTATATGGGAACGGTCTCTTTGAAACAATGGAAGTTTGGGGCGGTCGGCCGGTCGATCTGGCCGCGCACATCGAACGCTTGCGTCATGGAGCGAAGGTTCTCGGCTGGCCGGACTTACCGCTGGAAGATATCCGGCAAAGTTTACGTGGCGCGATTGCCGCGAATCAGGTGCGTTTTGGTTATGTCCGGCTGACGTTGTCGCGCGGCATTGGGCCGACGCGTCCGAATGACTCGATCTGCGGTCCGGTTCAGGTCTGGTGTTTTGCCGATACGATCAAGCGGACTGCCGATGCGGAGCCTTGGAGTTTGTCTACGGTGTCGATTCGGCGCAATGAAACTTCACCGCTGTCGCAGATCAAGTCGGCTAACTATTTGGAAAGCATTCTGGCGCGCAAAGAAGCGAAAGCCAAGGGCAGCGACGAGGCGCTGATGCTCAATACGTTCGGTTTGGTTGCCGAGTGCAGCACCGCTAATTTGTTTTTTGTTAAAGGCGGCAATCTGCTTACGCCGGACCGTTCAAGCGGCATTTTGCCGGGCGTCGTTCGGCAGCGCATCCTGCAGCTGGCCGATTGTCTCGGCATTCATATCGAAGAGCGGAATGTATGGCCGGAAGAATTGCAGGAAGCTGAAGAAGTATTTTTGACTAGTTCACTACTTCGCTTGCAGCGTGTGAGCCATATCGACAATATCGCGGTCGGTGCTGCAGAAGCTCCGCTGACAAAACGATTGTCGACTGCTTATGCTGAATGGTTGGAGAAGGAGGGACGCGATTGGATTTTGTAG
- a CDS encoding aminodeoxychorismate/anthranilate synthase component II — protein sequence MILVIDNYDSFVYNIVQYLGELGAESKVVRNDAISVQEALKLSATHLLLSPGPCTPDQAGNTLALIEAFAGRIPILGICLGHQAIGQLFGGCVVRTPPCHGKTTLIRHDGQGVYAGLPETIKVTRYHSLAVERLSLPGCLQVTSETAEGVIMGLRHREYPIEGVQFHPEAVLTQYGHRMLQNFLEQSF from the coding sequence GTGATTCTGGTGATCGATAATTATGATTCGTTCGTCTATAACATCGTGCAATATTTGGGCGAACTGGGCGCGGAAAGCAAAGTGGTGCGCAATGATGCGATAAGCGTGCAAGAAGCGCTAAAGCTTAGCGCGACGCATTTGCTCCTCTCACCGGGGCCTTGCACGCCGGATCAGGCCGGCAATACGCTGGCGCTGATTGAGGCGTTTGCCGGACGGATTCCGATTCTCGGCATTTGCCTTGGGCATCAGGCGATCGGCCAACTTTTTGGCGGATGCGTTGTCCGTACACCACCCTGTCATGGCAAGACGACTCTGATTCGTCACGACGGTCAAGGTGTGTATGCTGGACTGCCGGAAACGATCAAGGTAACGCGTTATCATTCGCTGGCGGTAGAACGGCTGAGTCTGCCAGGCTGCCTGCAGGTGACGTCAGAAACCGCCGAGGGCGTAATTATGGGACTGCGGCACAGAGAATACCCTATCGAGGGAGTCCAGTTTCATCCGGAAGCGGTATTGACGCAATACGGCCATCGAATGTTGCAAAATTTTCTTGAGCAATCCTTTTAA
- the larC gene encoding nickel pincer cofactor biosynthesis protein LarC, whose amino-acid sequence MKILYYDCFCGISGDMNLAALLDLGVPEEYLRQELSKLKIDAEYELQITRSVKMGISGTRVDVHLTTPPQYAEVSLLEQNHHHHHHGNDNKHHKREEKEHLHHASRNLQDIEELIQASELKEKVKAKSCAMFKKLAEAEGRVHGKTLYEVHFHEVGATDSIVDIVGAAICLDYLKVDKIWASEVQVGGGFVKCAHGTMPVPAPATVEILRGIPIKAGLVAYETTTPTGAVILASNVHGFGVLNDFSIKKVAYGIGHRDLAVPNVLRVYLGTLESDATSEKRIMLETNIDDMNMELYSHIEEKLFAKGAIDVFKTVVAMKKGRTGIQLSVLVDAECEAAVLGVIFRETTSIGIRKYVVERNVLRRDFTQAETEFGVIRVKNSYYQGERVNAKPEYEDCKRLADEHDVPIKTVYSAAYKAIEDIKNESEKI is encoded by the coding sequence ATGAAAATACTATATTATGATTGCTTTTGCGGCATCAGCGGCGATATGAATTTAGCGGCTTTGCTCGATCTGGGCGTGCCGGAAGAGTATCTGCGGCAGGAACTTTCAAAACTAAAGATCGATGCGGAATATGAACTACAGATAACGCGTAGCGTCAAAATGGGGATTAGCGGCACGCGTGTTGATGTACATTTAACGACACCGCCACAGTACGCTGAAGTAAGTTTACTTGAGCAGAATCATCATCACCATCACCATGGTAATGACAATAAACACCATAAAAGAGAAGAAAAAGAGCATCTGCATCACGCTTCACGCAATTTACAAGACATTGAAGAACTGATTCAAGCGAGTGAGTTAAAGGAAAAAGTGAAGGCGAAAAGCTGCGCTATGTTTAAGAAACTGGCTGAAGCCGAGGGCAGAGTTCACGGCAAGACTCTCTACGAAGTCCATTTTCATGAAGTGGGCGCAACGGATTCGATTGTCGACATTGTCGGCGCTGCTATTTGCCTGGACTATTTAAAAGTGGATAAGATTTGGGCCTCGGAGGTGCAGGTGGGCGGCGGATTTGTAAAGTGCGCGCATGGAACGATGCCGGTTCCGGCGCCGGCGACCGTTGAAATCTTAAGAGGCATTCCGATTAAGGCCGGACTCGTTGCTTATGAAACCACGACGCCGACGGGCGCGGTCATTCTGGCAAGCAATGTGCATGGCTTTGGTGTATTGAACGATTTTTCAATTAAAAAAGTCGCGTACGGTATCGGCCATCGTGATCTTGCCGTTCCGAATGTACTGCGCGTCTATCTCGGCACGCTTGAAAGCGACGCGACGAGCGAAAAGAGAATAATGTTGGAAACGAATATTGATGATATGAACATGGAACTGTACAGCCATATTGAAGAGAAATTGTTTGCCAAAGGCGCAATTGACGTGTTTAAGACAGTCGTTGCAATGAAAAAAGGGAGAACGGGTATTCAGCTTAGCGTCTTGGTTGATGCAGAGTGCGAAGCGGCGGTGCTGGGCGTAATTTTTCGCGAAACCACTTCGATCGGCATTCGCAAGTATGTTGTCGAGCGAAACGTATTACGGCGCGATTTTACTCAGGCAGAGACGGAATTTGGCGTGATCCGTGTGAAAAACAGCTATTACCAAGGCGAAAGAGTGAATGCGAAACCGGAATACGAAGATTGCAAGCGCTTAGCCGATGAACATGACGTGCCGATTAAAACCGTATACAGTGCAGCATATAAAGCAATTGAGGATATAAAAAATGAATCAGAAAAAATATAA
- a CDS encoding 3'-5' exonuclease — MDFVAIDFETANAKRNSACSLAAISVADGTIAREAYSLIRPPEMRFDAKNIDIHGITPQMVAEKPTFDQLWDRIRLHLEGQWVLAHNAAFDISVLRNMLETYALPLPQMQHLCTVKLARRVWPGLASYRLSALADQFGIQFCHHNALQDARTCAQIVLLAQQEAGVATLPELSRCTGVKPKAFN, encoded by the coding sequence TTGGATTTTGTAGCCATTGACTTTGAAACGGCGAATGCAAAACGCAATAGTGCGTGCAGTCTGGCGGCGATCAGCGTCGCCGACGGTACGATCGCCCGCGAAGCGTATTCGTTGATTCGACCGCCGGAAATGCGTTTCGATGCGAAAAATATTGATATCCATGGCATCACGCCGCAAATGGTCGCGGAAAAACCGACGTTTGATCAACTGTGGGACAGAATCAGACTTCATTTAGAAGGGCAGTGGGTGCTTGCGCACAATGCGGCGTTTGATATTAGCGTACTGCGCAATATGCTGGAAACGTATGCGCTGCCGTTGCCCCAGATGCAGCACTTGTGTACGGTGAAATTGGCGCGGCGTGTTTGGCCGGGACTTGCCAGTTATCGGCTGTCGGCGCTGGCCGATCAGTTCGGCATTCAGTTTTGCCATCATAATGCGCTCCAAGATGCGAGGACGTGCGCCCAGATTGTGCTGCTCGCGCAGCAGGAAGCCGGTGTGGCGACCTTGCCCGAGTTGAGCCGCTGCACAGGCGTAAAACCGAAAGCTTTTAACTAA
- the larB gene encoding nickel pincer cofactor biosynthesis protein LarB: protein MNKADLQKMLQRLHDNELDVATALKQLEDLPFKDLGFAQIDNHRALRVGYPEVIYCEGKTAEQVTEIIAFMLSKGNNILATRANEAVYEAVCQICSDAVYNPLGRTITIKRREEKMSDSYIAIVAAGTSDLPVVEEAAETAVLLGNRVEKIIDVGVAGIHRLFAKLDVIRGAKVIIVIAGMEGALASVVGGLVDKPIIAVPTSVGYGANFGGLSALLSMMNSCASGVSVVNIDNGFGAAYNASMINKL, encoded by the coding sequence ATGAATAAGGCTGATTTGCAAAAAATGTTGCAGCGGCTGCACGATAATGAACTCGATGTTGCAACCGCGCTAAAGCAGCTTGAGGATCTGCCGTTTAAAGATTTAGGCTTTGCGCAAATCGATAATCACCGCGCGCTGCGCGTTGGCTATCCTGAAGTGATCTACTGCGAAGGCAAGACGGCCGAACAAGTGACGGAAATCATCGCTTTTATGCTGAGCAAAGGGAATAATATCTTGGCGACGCGTGCGAATGAAGCCGTATATGAGGCGGTTTGTCAAATTTGTAGCGATGCCGTCTATAATCCGCTTGGTCGGACAATCACGATCAAGCGGCGCGAAGAAAAAATGAGCGACAGCTATATCGCGATTGTTGCCGCGGGCACATCCGATTTGCCGGTTGTCGAAGAAGCGGCTGAGACGGCCGTGCTGCTTGGCAACAGAGTGGAAAAAATTATTGATGTCGGCGTCGCCGGCATTCATCGTCTCTTTGCGAAGTTGGATGTGATTCGCGGCGCGAAAGTGATCATTGTCATTGCCGGAATGGAAGGGGCTCTGGCCAGCGTAGTCGGCGGACTGGTCGACAAACCAATTATTGCGGTACCGACCAGCGTCGGCTATGGAGCCAATTTCGGTGGACTGTCCGCACTGCTTTCCATGATGAACAGCTGTGCGAGCGGCGTCAGCGTGGTCAATATTGATAACGGCTTTGGCGCGGCGTATAATGCAAGCATGATCAACAAACTTTGA
- the gltA gene encoding NADPH-dependent glutamate synthase: MSISLKKHPMPEQDPKVRAGNFEEVALGYTAELATAEAARCLQCKAAPCRQGCPVEIDIPAFIAQLKEGDPAGAIRTIQQVNSLPAVCGRVCPQEDQCEKYCVLAKKGEAVAIGRLERYAADLAREQGGEDPVSVVREDAPKVAVIGSGPAGLSVAGDLAKKGFRVTVFEALHLPGGVLMYGIPQFRLPKEVVQAEIDVLRKLGVQFEVNAVIGRTFTVDELLEEEGFDAAFIGTGAGLPYFMGIEGENLNGVYSANEFLTRCNLMKAYQFPTSGTPIHVGEKVAVVGGGNVAMDAARTALRLGAEKVYIVYRRSDKELPARLEEIHHAKEEGIDFQFLTAPLAVEGKDGWVSGLTCIRMELGEPDDSGRRRPVEVPGSDFTLDVDTVIIAIGQGPNPLVQSTTKGMETNRKGNIVADEQTGATTKPGVFAGGDIVTGAATVILAMGAGKKAAVAIADYLNEKTKK; the protein is encoded by the coding sequence ATGTCAATCTCATTAAAGAAACATCCGATGCCGGAACAGGATCCGAAAGTCAGAGCGGGAAATTTTGAAGAAGTCGCGCTCGGCTATACAGCAGAACTGGCAACGGCGGAAGCTGCGCGTTGCCTGCAATGCAAGGCGGCGCCATGCCGTCAGGGCTGCCCGGTCGAAATCGATATTCCTGCCTTCATCGCTCAACTTAAAGAGGGCGACCCAGCAGGCGCTATCCGTACGATCCAGCAGGTAAACAGTCTGCCTGCCGTATGCGGCCGCGTTTGCCCGCAAGAAGACCAATGCGAGAAATATTGCGTGCTGGCTAAAAAAGGCGAAGCGGTTGCGATTGGCCGTTTGGAGCGTTATGCAGCCGATTTGGCGCGTGAACAAGGCGGCGAAGATCCTGTCTCCGTTGTGCGCGAGGATGCGCCCAAAGTTGCGGTGATCGGTTCCGGTCCGGCAGGACTCAGCGTCGCGGGCGATTTGGCCAAGAAGGGCTTTCGGGTAACCGTGTTTGAAGCGCTGCATTTGCCGGGCGGCGTATTGATGTACGGCATTCCTCAATTCCGTTTGCCGAAAGAAGTCGTACAGGCGGAAATTGACGTTTTGCGCAAACTCGGCGTTCAATTTGAAGTCAACGCCGTAATCGGGCGTACGTTTACCGTCGATGAACTGCTGGAAGAAGAAGGTTTTGACGCCGCGTTCATCGGTACCGGCGCGGGTTTACCTTACTTTATGGGCATTGAGGGCGAAAATCTCAATGGCGTGTATTCGGCCAATGAATTTTTGACGCGCTGCAATTTGATGAAGGCGTATCAATTCCCCACCAGCGGTACGCCGATCCATGTCGGAGAAAAAGTTGCGGTCGTCGGCGGCGGCAATGTGGCCATGGATGCGGCGCGCACGGCGCTGCGTCTCGGCGCAGAAAAAGTCTACATCGTCTATCGGCGTTCCGACAAGGAATTGCCGGCGCGACTCGAAGAAATCCACCACGCCAAAGAGGAAGGCATCGATTTCCAATTCCTCACGGCGCCGCTGGCCGTCGAAGGCAAAGACGGCTGGGTCAGTGGTCTGACCTGTATTCGGATGGAACTGGGCGAACCGGATGATTCCGGCCGCCGTCGTCCGGTCGAAGTGCCGGGATCGGACTTTACGCTCGACGTCGATACAGTAATCATTGCGATCGGCCAGGGACCAAATCCGTTGGTACAGTCGACGACCAAAGGCATGGAAACGAACCGCAAAGGCAATATCGTAGCGGACGAACAGACCGGCGCAACGACGAAACCGGGCGTGTTTGCGGGCGGCGACATTGTCACCGGTGCGGCGACCGTGATCTTGGCGATGGGGGCAGGGAAAAAGGCGGCTGTCGCGATTGCCGACTATCTGAACGAAAAAACGAAAAAATAG
- a CDS encoding secondary thiamine-phosphate synthase enzyme YjbQ: MREIKLSTPREGFIDITKQVEKAVLEAGTRKGLCQVFVPHTTAAVTINENADPDVVTDMLTALNAMVPKLAYRHREGNSRAHLKSSLLGASVSLPILEGRLALGTWQGIYFCEFDGPRDRKFCIQIVGD, encoded by the coding sequence ATGCGGGAAATCAAATTGTCCACACCACGCGAAGGTTTTATCGACATCACAAAGCAGGTGGAGAAAGCGGTATTGGAAGCGGGGACACGCAAAGGCTTATGCCAGGTTTTTGTGCCGCATACGACAGCGGCGGTGACGATCAATGAAAATGCCGATCCGGATGTGGTGACCGATATGCTGACAGCCTTAAACGCGATGGTGCCGAAGCTGGCCTACCGGCATCGGGAAGGCAATTCACGCGCGCATCTGAAAAGCTCGCTCTTAGGAGCGTCGGTTTCTCTGCCGATTCTTGAAGGACGCTTGGCGCTGGGAACCTGGCAGGGGATATATTTTTGCGAATTTGATGGTCCACGCGATCGTAAATTCTGCATTCAGATTGTAGGCGACTAA
- a CDS encoding GGDEF domain-containing protein, with amino-acid sequence MLVVIFAIAMRSYAYVYWGYPLTKFPFFAVVAAALSFMIGWQYDRMKFLAERDSLTKCYNRRFVSGVFPGLLDEVKRKKEQLSLMMLDCDNFKAINDSYGHKKGDQILQALSALLRANVRKRDLVVRWGGDEFIIIAPYADREELEKTKERVEAALLSLSQELQIDIRISCGIATYPKDAKKIEDLIHRADSDMYGIKKHA; translated from the coding sequence TTGCTCGTTGTTATTTTCGCAATTGCGATGCGCAGTTACGCATATGTATATTGGGGTTATCCGCTTACCAAGTTTCCTTTTTTTGCCGTGGTGGCCGCCGCGCTTTCCTTTATGATCGGCTGGCAGTATGATAGAATGAAATTCTTAGCGGAAAGAGACAGCCTGACAAAATGCTATAACCGTAGGTTTGTCAGCGGGGTGTTTCCCGGCTTATTGGACGAAGTGAAGAGGAAGAAAGAACAGCTGAGTTTGATGATGCTGGATTGTGATAATTTTAAGGCGATAAATGACAGCTACGGACATAAGAAAGGTGACCAGATTCTTCAGGCATTGTCGGCGCTGTTAAGGGCGAATGTGAGGAAAAGAGATCTCGTTGTGCGCTGGGGCGGCGATGAATTCATCATTATTGCGCCGTATGCCGATCGGGAAGAATTAGAAAAAACAAAGGAGCGTGTTGAAGCGGCGTTACTGTCGCTTTCGCAAGAGCTTCAGATCGATATCCGTATTTCGTGCGGCATTGCCACTTATCCGAAAGATGCAAAAAAGATTGAGGATTTGATTCATCGGGCCGATTCGGATATGTACGGTATAAAAAAACATGCATAG
- the pabB gene encoding aminodeoxychorismate synthase component I yields MQPLIREVRLSASLADLYGRYAAEPYSIFLDSARNAYEMGRFSFVMRQPFLRLRYKGGRGCWIWADGRIENFTGPLWPELKKRVAAYPVFQTQIPFVGGAVGYFAYDLAYEQESLPGASAADRELADCSLGFYDSVVAYDHETERCFILASGWPEETETRRNRRAEESLAAWEEACIACSPLPLLVRPQPVGPYRTNFKKTQYCRQLAKAIEYIYQGDIFQVNLSQRFTAPYEGDPFAVYRYLREINPAPFAAYLQLGECVVASASPERFLKIEADNVETRPIKGTRPRGGTATEDSRLRRELLHSEKDQAELVMIIDLMRNDLGKVCRFGSVKVPEVFCCEEYATVFHLVSTVQGRLRQECTAVDQLAAAFPPGSITGAPKVRAMEIIDELEPVRRNVYTGSIGYLSFCGKADWNVAIRSLVFQAQEAWFQVGGGIVADSQPAAEYQETLDKAKALLWALGYET; encoded by the coding sequence ATGCAGCCTCTCATACGTGAAGTCCGGTTGTCCGCTTCGCTGGCGGACTTATACGGCCGCTATGCTGCGGAACCGTACAGTATCTTTCTGGATAGCGCGCGCAATGCTTATGAAATGGGGCGTTTTTCTTTCGTGATGCGTCAGCCTTTTTTGCGCTTACGTTATAAGGGCGGACGGGGTTGCTGGATCTGGGCAGACGGCAGGATTGAAAATTTTACCGGGCCGCTATGGCCGGAACTGAAGAAGCGCGTGGCGGCGTATCCTGTTTTCCAGACGCAGATTCCATTCGTCGGCGGTGCGGTCGGTTATTTTGCATATGATTTGGCTTATGAGCAGGAAAGTCTGCCCGGCGCAAGTGCAGCTGACCGTGAACTGGCGGATTGCAGTCTGGGGTTTTATGACAGCGTTGTCGCATATGATCATGAAACGGAACGCTGTTTCATCCTGGCCAGCGGTTGGCCGGAGGAAACGGAAACGCGGCGCAACCGGCGCGCAGAAGAAAGTTTGGCAGCGTGGGAAGAGGCCTGCATTGCATGCAGCCCATTGCCGCTGCTTGTCCGTCCGCAGCCGGTCGGGCCTTATCGAACGAACTTTAAGAAAACGCAATATTGCAGGCAACTGGCAAAAGCCATAGAATATATATATCAAGGCGATATTTTTCAAGTCAACCTATCACAGCGTTTTACAGCGCCGTATGAAGGTGATCCGTTTGCCGTCTATCGCTATTTGCGGGAAATTAACCCGGCGCCGTTTGCCGCATACCTGCAACTGGGAGAATGCGTGGTGGCCAGTGCGTCACCGGAGCGGTTTTTAAAAATAGAAGCCGATAACGTCGAGACGCGTCCGATTAAAGGCACAAGGCCGCGCGGCGGTACTGCAACGGAAGATTCGCGGTTGCGCCGCGAATTGTTGCACAGCGAAAAAGATCAGGCTGAGCTCGTAATGATCATTGATCTGATGCGCAATGATTTGGGCAAGGTATGCCGCTTCGGCAGCGTCAAGGTGCCGGAAGTTTTTTGCTGTGAAGAATATGCCACAGTTTTCCATCTGGTATCCACGGTGCAGGGGCGCTTGCGTCAGGAATGCACGGCAGTGGATCAACTGGCAGCCGCTTTTCCGCCGGGATCGATCACCGGCGCGCCCAAGGTGCGGGCGATGGAAATTATTGATGAATTAGAGCCGGTTCGCCGCAATGTCTATACCGGATCGATCGGATACTTGTCATTTTGCGGCAAGGCTGACTGGAACGTTGCAATCCGCAGTTTGGTTTTTCAGGCTCAGGAGGCTTGGTTTCAAGTCGGCGGCGGCATTGTCGCCGATTCGCAGCCGGCGGCGGAATATCAGGAAACCTTGGATAAAGCGAAGGCGTTGTTATGGGCTTTAGGGTATGAGACATGA